The following proteins are co-located in the Bradyrhizobium sp. AZCC 2176 genome:
- a CDS encoding DUF1330 domain-containing protein codes for MSVYIIAQLKFTRRELYDRYQSRFMGVFKKFKGKLLVADAHPLVLEGDWPRDKVVIMEFPDDEAAREFQNSPEYQEISVDRKAGADAIVLTVRGLG; via the coding sequence ATGAGCGTCTACATTATCGCCCAGTTGAAATTCACCCGTCGCGAACTCTACGACCGCTATCAATCGCGCTTCATGGGCGTGTTCAAGAAGTTCAAGGGCAAGCTGCTGGTGGCGGACGCGCATCCGCTGGTGCTGGAAGGCGACTGGCCGCGCGACAAGGTCGTGATCATGGAGTTTCCCGATGACGAAGCGGCGCGGGAATTCCAGAACTCGCCCGAATATCAGGAGATCTCGGTCGATCGCAAGGCAGGCGCCGACGCCATCGTGCTGACAGTGAGAGGCCTGGGCTGA
- a CDS encoding alpha/beta fold hydrolase translates to MRQVDAGVLSIAYYEAGPADGPAVMLMHGFPYDIHSYVDVAPQLAAQGCRVIVPYLRGYGPTRFRDAGTPRSGEQAAVGADMMALMDAVGIRRAVFAGYDWGGRAACVGAALWPERCTGLVCVNSYLIQDIANAMAPQRPEREVALWYQYYFQLERGRAGLAANRREIARILWTQWSPNWPFDDACFERTAVAHDNPDYVDVVIHSYRHRFGLAEGDPQYADIQRRLAALPPITVPTITLDGAGDGVAPATDGTASAAKFTARRAHRVVPRAGHNLPQEAPEAFAAAVMELAKA, encoded by the coding sequence TTGCGCCAGGTCGATGCCGGTGTCCTCAGCATCGCCTATTACGAGGCGGGGCCTGCCGATGGCCCGGCCGTGATGCTCATGCACGGCTTTCCCTACGACATTCATTCCTATGTCGACGTCGCACCGCAACTGGCCGCCCAGGGCTGCCGCGTCATCGTTCCCTATTTGCGCGGTTACGGTCCGACGCGGTTTCGCGACGCGGGCACGCCGCGCTCGGGCGAGCAGGCGGCGGTCGGCGCCGACATGATGGCGCTGATGGATGCGGTCGGCATCCGCCGCGCGGTGTTCGCGGGCTACGACTGGGGTGGCCGCGCGGCCTGCGTCGGCGCGGCGCTATGGCCGGAGCGCTGCACCGGGCTCGTCTGCGTCAATTCCTATCTGATCCAGGATATCGCCAACGCCATGGCGCCGCAGCGACCCGAGCGCGAGGTAGCGTTGTGGTATCAGTATTACTTCCAACTCGAGCGCGGCCGCGCGGGACTGGCCGCCAACCGGCGCGAGATCGCCAGGATATTGTGGACGCAATGGTCGCCGAACTGGCCGTTCGATGATGCCTGTTTCGAGCGCACAGCCGTCGCTCACGACAATCCCGATTACGTCGACGTGGTGATCCACAGCTATCGCCATCGGTTTGGTCTCGCCGAGGGTGATCCGCAATATGCTGATATCCAGCGCAGGCTCGCGGCGCTGCCTCCGATCACCGTGCCGACAATTACGCTGGATGGCGCCGGCGACGGCGTTGCACCCGCGACCGATGGCACCGCGAGCGCGGCAAAGTTTACCGCGCGCCGCGCCCACCGCGTCGTGCCGCGTGCCGGGCACAATCTGCCGCAGGAAGCGCCCGAGGCGTTTGCCGCGGCGGTGATGGAGCTGGCCAAGGCATAG
- a CDS encoding MBL fold metallo-hydrolase, translating to MLRSLNLSVAVALTFLGSLIVPAAAQQQPLRSECLAMASAPPLAVPVSLRRVAAKQEQVAITYVGHSTYYIDTPGGVRIATDFNGAYRTGRLPDVATMNRAHSTHYTLFPDPKIPHVLHGWGENGQAAQISTRVGDVYIRNVPTDIRRYYGEDTGGAMLKDGNSIFIFEVAGLCIGHLGHLHHKLDDTHFAAIGRLDIVMVPIDGTYTMSLDGVSEITRRLRASVVLPMHRFATPLDEFMQLIGQQFVIDQRTERTLKISRDTLPGTPTVIILEGV from the coding sequence ATGTTGCGATCGCTTAACTTATCCGTTGCTGTCGCCCTTACCTTCCTCGGTTCGCTGATCGTCCCGGCGGCCGCCCAGCAACAGCCGTTGCGCAGCGAATGCCTCGCGATGGCGAGCGCCCCGCCGCTCGCAGTACCGGTCAGCCTTCGGCGCGTCGCAGCCAAACAGGAACAGGTCGCGATCACCTATGTCGGCCATTCCACCTACTATATCGACACGCCCGGCGGCGTGCGGATCGCGACCGACTTCAACGGCGCCTATCGGACCGGGAGGCTACCCGACGTCGCCACCATGAACCGGGCGCATTCGACGCACTACACGCTGTTTCCCGATCCAAAGATCCCACACGTCCTGCATGGCTGGGGCGAGAACGGACAGGCCGCGCAGATCTCAACGCGGGTCGGCGACGTCTATATCCGCAACGTGCCCACCGACATCCGCCGCTACTATGGCGAGGACACCGGTGGGGCGATGCTCAAGGACGGCAACTCGATCTTCATCTTCGAGGTCGCCGGCCTCTGCATCGGCCATCTCGGACATCTGCATCACAAGCTCGACGATACGCATTTCGCGGCGATCGGCCGGCTCGACATCGTCATGGTGCCGATCGACGGCACCTATACGATGTCGCTCGACGGCGTCTCCGAGATCACCAGGCGCCTGCGCGCCTCCGTGGTGCTGCCGATGCACCGTTTCGCCACTCCGCTCGACGAATTCATGCAGCTGATCGGGCAGCAATTCGTCATCGACCAGCGAACGGAGCGGACGTTGAAGATTTCGCGCGACACGCTGCCGGGGACGCCGACGGTGATCATTCTGGAAGGGGTCTGA
- a CDS encoding ABC transporter ATP-binding protein, with amino-acid sequence MTSDVSALEVRGLTKRFDRPAVDALDLTIRAGEFYALLGPNGAGKTTTLRMVAGLLKPDAGSVAILGIDALADPVAAKQIMAWVSDEPMIYDKLTPLEYLEFVAGLWGFDPAVSEPSAHKLLVSLGLEPHLHERCEGFSKGMRQKVALAGALVHDPRLIILDEPLTGLDALSARHVKGLLQDRVRSGCTVIMTTHILEVAERMADRIGVIAAGRLVAEGTLSELRQQNGRNDTSLEDMFIALVDAEAAAA; translated from the coding sequence ATGACGTCAGATGTATCGGCGCTCGAGGTGCGAGGGTTAACGAAGCGTTTTGACCGCCCGGCGGTCGACGCGCTCGACCTTACCATTCGCGCTGGCGAGTTTTACGCCCTGCTCGGCCCCAACGGCGCCGGCAAGACCACGACCTTGCGCATGGTCGCCGGTCTGCTCAAGCCCGACGCCGGCTCAGTCGCCATCTTGGGTATCGATGCGCTCGCCGATCCCGTCGCCGCCAAGCAGATCATGGCCTGGGTCTCCGACGAGCCGATGATCTACGACAAGCTGACGCCGCTGGAATATCTCGAATTCGTTGCCGGCCTCTGGGGCTTCGATCCCGCCGTGTCGGAACCCTCCGCGCACAAGCTTCTGGTGTCGCTTGGCCTGGAGCCACATCTGCACGAACGCTGCGAGGGATTTTCCAAGGGCATGCGCCAGAAAGTCGCGCTGGCCGGTGCGCTGGTGCACGATCCCCGGCTGATCATCCTCGACGAGCCGTTGACCGGCCTCGATGCGCTGTCGGCGCGTCACGTCAAGGGATTGCTGCAGGACCGCGTCCGTTCCGGCTGCACCGTGATCATGACGACGCATATTCTCGAAGTCGCCGAGCGCATGGCCGACCGCATCGGCGTCATCGCCGCAGGCCGGCTGGTGGCCGAGGGCACGCTCAGCGAGCTGCGCCAGCAGAACGGCCGCAACGACACCAGCCTCGAAGATATGTTCATCGCGCTCGTCGATGCCGAGGCGGCCGCTGCATGA
- a CDS encoding branched-chain amino acid ABC transporter permease: protein MLDFVQQLVSGIALGCVYGLIALGFVLVYKATEVVNFAQGDLMMLGGFFAFTFIGMLGLNYWLGFAGAVIAMAAFGMLAERVVVRPILGYPQFSIIMATIGLGYFLRSVVGMIWGTDDFKIDTPFSDGVLRIGSLVLAYDKLSVIAATVILCALLYLFFNRTTLGTAMRASSENMLAAYYMGIPVKRVVSIVWAISAAVATAAGVLLAPITFIHSNVGLVLGLKAFPAAVLGGFGSIPGAVVGGVLIGVIESMAGFYLPQGWKDVAPYIVLLVVLLLKPEGLFGIHMRKKV from the coding sequence ATGCTGGACTTCGTTCAGCAGCTGGTGAGTGGCATCGCGCTCGGCTGCGTCTATGGCCTGATCGCGCTCGGCTTTGTGCTCGTTTACAAGGCAACCGAGGTCGTCAATTTCGCCCAGGGCGATTTGATGATGCTGGGCGGGTTCTTCGCCTTCACCTTCATCGGCATGCTCGGCCTCAATTACTGGCTTGGATTCGCCGGTGCGGTCATCGCCATGGCTGCGTTCGGCATGCTGGCCGAACGCGTCGTGGTGCGGCCGATCCTCGGCTATCCGCAGTTTTCCATCATCATGGCGACGATCGGGCTCGGATATTTCCTGCGCTCCGTAGTCGGCATGATCTGGGGCACCGACGATTTCAAGATCGACACGCCGTTCAGCGACGGCGTGTTGCGGATCGGCTCGCTGGTGCTGGCGTACGACAAGCTCTCGGTGATCGCCGCAACCGTCATCCTTTGCGCGCTGCTTTATCTCTTCTTCAACCGCACCACGCTCGGCACCGCGATGCGTGCCAGCTCTGAGAACATGCTGGCCGCCTATTACATGGGCATTCCGGTCAAGCGCGTGGTGTCGATCGTGTGGGCGATCTCGGCGGCGGTCGCGACCGCCGCCGGCGTGCTGCTGGCGCCGATCACCTTCATTCACTCCAACGTCGGTCTGGTGCTGGGCCTGAAGGCATTTCCCGCCGCAGTGCTCGGCGGCTTCGGCTCGATTCCCGGCGCCGTGGTGGGCGGCGTGCTGATCGGCGTGATCGAGAGCATGGCCGGCTTCTACCTGCCGCAAGGCTGGAAGGACGTCGCGCCCTACATCGTGCTTCTGGTGGTGCTGTTGCTCAAGCCCGAAGGCCTGTTCGGTATTCATATGCGGAAGAAGGTCTAA
- a CDS encoding aminopeptidase → MTALQRNVSASIDPVKLDRLAEVAVKVGLRLQPGQDLLLTAPSVALPLVRRIAEHAYKAGAGIVTPFLSDEAITLARYRHGHNESFDRAAGWLYEGMAKAFGANTARLAIVGDNPMLLSGEDPTKVARASKANSMAYQPALEKIVNFETNWNIIAYPSPSWAKQVFPDVPEDVAVAKLADAIFAASRVDQDGAVAAWEKHNAVLRERTEWLNGQRFHALKYSGPGTDLTIGLADGHEWEGGASTARNGITCNANIPTEEVFTTPHCRRVSGHVVSSKPLSYQGTLIDNIAVRFEEGRIVEAKASRGEEVLKKVLDTDEGAARLGEVALVPHSSPISKSGLLFFNTLFDENAASHIALGQCYSKCFVGGDKLTPEQIAAQGGNKSLIHIDWMIGSAETDIDGIHADGSRVPVFRKGEWA, encoded by the coding sequence ATGACCGCACTTCAGCGCAACGTTTCCGCCTCGATCGATCCCGTGAAACTCGACCGCCTCGCCGAAGTCGCGGTCAAGGTCGGCTTGCGGCTGCAGCCGGGTCAGGACCTGCTGCTGACCGCGCCCTCGGTGGCGCTGCCGCTGGTGCGCCGGATCGCCGAACATGCCTACAAGGCCGGCGCGGGTATCGTGACCCCGTTCCTGTCGGATGAGGCGATCACGCTGGCGCGCTATCGCCACGGCCACAACGAGAGTTTTGATCGCGCCGCCGGCTGGCTCTATGAGGGCATGGCGAAGGCATTTGGCGCCAACACCGCGCGGCTGGCCATCGTCGGTGACAATCCGATGCTGCTGTCGGGCGAAGACCCGACAAAGGTCGCGCGCGCCAGCAAGGCCAATTCGATGGCCTATCAGCCGGCGCTGGAAAAGATCGTCAATTTCGAAACCAACTGGAACATCATCGCCTATCCGAGCCCGTCCTGGGCGAAGCAGGTCTTCCCCGACGTCCCGGAGGATGTCGCGGTGGCGAAGCTGGCGGATGCGATCTTTGCAGCGTCCCGCGTCGATCAGGATGGTGCCGTCGCGGCCTGGGAAAAGCACAACGCCGTGCTGCGTGAGCGAACCGAATGGCTGAACGGCCAGCGCTTCCACGCGCTGAAATATTCCGGCCCGGGCACGGATCTTACGATCGGTCTCGCCGACGGCCACGAATGGGAGGGCGGCGCCTCGACCGCCAGGAACGGCATCACCTGCAACGCCAACATTCCGACCGAGGAAGTCTTCACCACGCCGCATTGCCGGCGCGTCAGCGGGCACGTCGTCTCCTCCAAGCCGCTGTCCTATCAGGGCACGCTGATCGACAACATCGCGGTGCGGTTCGAGGAAGGCCGCATCGTCGAGGCCAAAGCTTCGCGCGGCGAGGAGGTCTTGAAGAAGGTGCTCGATACCGATGAGGGCGCAGCGCGCCTCGGCGAAGTGGCGCTGGTGCCGCATTCCTCGCCGATCTCGAAGAGCGGGCTGTTGTTCTTCAACACGCTGTTCGACGAGAACGCCGCCTCGCATATCGCGCTCGGCCAGTGCTATTCGAAATGCTTCGTCGGCGGCGACAAGCTGACGCCGGAACAGATTGCGGCGCAGGGCGGCAACAAGAGCCTGATTCACATCGACTGGATGATCGGCTCGGCCGAAACCGACATCGACGGCATTCACGCCGACGGAAGCCGCGTACCAGTATTCCGCAAGGGCGAGTGGGCGTAA
- a CDS encoding DEAD/DEAH box helicase, which yields MTFLTASPPLARALAERNFDRLTQVQTAVLADAAAGRDLLVSAQTGSGKTVAYGLAVAKNLLDGGERFERAAAPLALIVAPTRELALQVHRELAWLYQHADARVVSCVGGMDPRREQRELAQGAHIVVGTPGRLCDHLRRGRLDVSELKAIVLDEADEMLDLGFREDMEFILQATPEDRRTLLFSATLPPGIVGLAREYQQDAFRVEVAGDEGGHADIEYRAIRIASGDVEHAVVNILRFFESPGTLVFCNTRDAVRHLQATLLERGFSVVALSGELTQNERTLALQALRDGRARVCVATDVAARGIDLPNLDLVIHADLPNDPEVMQHRSGRTGRAGRKGVSILLVPPPRRRRADMLLKLAGIDAAWGLAPQPDEIRKLDQERMLRDDVFAAETTPEDMALAQALLAERSAEEIAAALARLYRARLPSPEDIVDPGEERVKSRAERARERTDRETGRGPKPAKSPARHRMAEDSVWFSAAIGRKKNAEARWLLPMLCRRGSIKKEDIGAIRILDSTTEFEISGRVASRFAARIRRPDKEDSIRIEALAGAAPREEVREKEWTPKPHGNNARTSDKPQFDKKVRYDTKKPHRDKPAHTGKPRHESGAPAKAAFGKKKKKKFRD from the coding sequence GTGACATTCTTGACCGCAAGCCCGCCGCTCGCCCGAGCTTTGGCGGAACGCAACTTCGATCGGCTGACACAAGTCCAGACGGCGGTGCTGGCGGACGCGGCCGCGGGCCGTGACCTCCTGGTTTCGGCGCAGACCGGTTCGGGCAAGACCGTCGCCTATGGCCTGGCGGTTGCGAAAAACCTGCTGGATGGCGGCGAGCGGTTCGAACGGGCTGCCGCTCCCTTGGCCTTGATCGTCGCGCCGACCCGCGAGCTTGCCCTTCAGGTCCACCGCGAACTTGCCTGGCTCTATCAGCATGCGGACGCGCGCGTGGTTTCCTGCGTCGGCGGCATGGACCCGCGCCGCGAGCAGCGCGAGCTGGCCCAAGGCGCGCATATCGTGGTCGGCACGCCGGGGCGGCTCTGCGATCATTTGCGACGCGGCCGTCTCGACGTCTCGGAATTGAAGGCGATCGTGCTCGACGAGGCCGACGAGATGCTCGATCTCGGTTTTCGCGAGGACATGGAATTCATCCTGCAGGCCACGCCGGAGGACCGCCGCACGCTCCTGTTCTCGGCGACCCTGCCGCCCGGTATTGTCGGGCTGGCGAGGGAATATCAGCAAGACGCCTTCCGCGTCGAAGTCGCGGGTGACGAGGGCGGACACGCCGACATCGAATACCGCGCGATCCGGATCGCGAGCGGCGATGTCGAGCACGCCGTAGTCAATATCTTGCGCTTCTTCGAATCGCCGGGCACGCTGGTGTTCTGCAACACGCGCGACGCGGTCCGGCATCTGCAGGCAACGCTCCTGGAGCGCGGCTTTTCCGTGGTGGCGCTGTCGGGCGAATTGACCCAGAACGAGCGGACGCTGGCGCTGCAGGCGCTGCGCGACGGCCGCGCCCGGGTCTGCGTTGCGACCGACGTTGCCGCGCGCGGCATCGACCTGCCGAACCTCGATCTCGTCATCCATGCAGATCTGCCCAACGATCCGGAAGTCATGCAGCACCGCTCGGGACGCACCGGACGCGCGGGCCGCAAGGGCGTCAGTATCTTGCTGGTGCCGCCACCACGGCGGCGGCGCGCGGATATGTTGCTCAAACTCGCCGGCATCGATGCGGCCTGGGGTTTGGCGCCGCAGCCGGATGAAATCCGCAAGCTCGACCAGGAACGCATGCTGCGGGACGATGTGTTCGCGGCGGAGACGACACCGGAAGACATGGCGCTCGCACAGGCGCTGCTCGCCGAGCGATCGGCGGAGGAGATCGCCGCCGCGCTGGCGCGGCTCTATCGCGCGCGGTTACCGTCGCCTGAGGACATCGTCGATCCCGGCGAGGAACGCGTCAAGTCGCGTGCCGAACGTGCGCGGGAGCGGACCGATCGCGAGACCGGACGGGGACCGAAGCCTGCAAAATCCCCGGCGCGCCACCGCATGGCGGAAGACAGCGTGTGGTTTTCCGCCGCGATCGGTCGCAAGAAGAATGCGGAAGCGCGCTGGCTGCTGCCGATGCTGTGCCGCCGCGGCAGCATCAAGAAGGAAGACATCGGCGCCATCCGCATTCTCGATTCGACCACCGAGTTCGAGATTTCCGGCCGTGTCGCGAGCCGCTTTGCCGCAAGAATCCGCCGCCCCGACAAGGAAGACAGCATTCGCATCGAGGCGCTCGCAGGTGCCGCGCCGCGCGAGGAGGTGCGCGAAAAAGAATGGACACCGAAGCCGCACGGCAACAACGCAAGAACCTCTGACAAGCCGCAGTTTGACAAGAAAGTGCGTTACGATACGAAGAAGCCGCATCGGGACAAGCCGGCTCACACCGGAAAGCCGCGGCACGAAAGCGGGGCGCCTGCGAAGGCTGCCTTCGGCAAGAAGAAAAAGAAGAAGTTTCGCGATTGA
- a CDS encoding DNA-3-methyladenine glycosylase I: MTAFKTIRARAEKRKGGPKALAKLLPARTDPKALAKLGDDRILAEMTKRVFCAGFAWSVIESKWADFEKAFLGFKPGPLSLKPDEFWDDLLKDTRIVRNGAKIMSVRANASFVRDVAKEHGSFGKFLANWPSSDEAGLLELLAKRGSRLGGNTGQMMLRFLGWDGFVTSSDVVLCLREAGLDIAETVTSKRDLAKVQAQFNAWAEETGLSYVQLSRICAMSIGENYAAETLESMLGGDD; this comes from the coding sequence GTGACCGCGTTCAAGACCATTCGCGCCCGCGCCGAAAAGCGCAAGGGCGGTCCCAAGGCGCTCGCCAAGCTGCTGCCGGCCAGGACCGACCCGAAGGCGCTCGCCAAGCTCGGCGACGACCGGATTCTGGCGGAAATGACCAAGCGGGTGTTTTGCGCGGGCTTTGCCTGGAGCGTGATCGAGAGCAAATGGGCTGATTTCGAGAAGGCGTTTCTCGGCTTCAAGCCGGGGCCGCTGTCGCTGAAGCCGGATGAATTCTGGGACGATTTGCTGAAGGACACACGCATCGTCCGCAACGGCGCCAAGATCATGTCGGTGCGGGCCAATGCAAGCTTCGTCCGGGACGTGGCCAAGGAGCACGGCAGTTTCGGCAAGTTCCTCGCGAACTGGCCCTCGTCCGACGAGGCCGGGCTGCTGGAATTGCTGGCCAAGCGCGGCAGCCGGCTCGGCGGCAACACCGGGCAGATGATGCTGCGCTTCCTCGGCTGGGACGGGTTTGTCACGTCAAGCGACGTGGTGCTGTGCCTGCGTGAGGCCGGGCTCGACATTGCCGAGACCGTCACCTCCAAGCGCGACCTCGCCAAGGTGCAGGCGCAGTTCAATGCATGGGCCGAGGAGACGGGGCTTTCCTACGTGCAGCTCTCGCGGATCTGCGCGATGTCGATCGGAGAGAACTACGCTGCGGAGACGCTCGAGAGCATGCTGGGCGGCGATGATTGA
- a CDS encoding amidohydrolase family protein, whose product MAASTAPASKSGLYADPREDWLAQHTEEIIDPARPIVDPHHHLWDRGGLRYMIEEMAADIASGHNIIATVYVDCRSMYRAHGPEAFRPVGEVEFANGVAAMAASGAYGKAAICAGIVSHVNLLLGDGAKAVLEAEIVAGNGRFRGIRHSSAWDADPNVAGMYATRPRGLLLDSTFRKGFACLAPLGLSFDAWLFHPQIGELTDLARAFSDTRIVLDHCGGPAGIGSYANRREEIFPVWKASIQELARCENVVVKLGGLAMCLLGYDFHLRPNPPSSEQAAAAWRPYIETCIDVFGPDRCMFESNFPPDKGQCSYQVIFNAFKRLAAPYSEAEKTALFSGTATDFYKLKLD is encoded by the coding sequence ATGGCCGCCAGCACTGCACCCGCCTCGAAGAGCGGGCTCTACGCTGATCCGCGCGAGGACTGGCTCGCGCAACATACCGAGGAGATCATCGATCCCGCCCGCCCGATCGTCGACCCGCATCACCATCTCTGGGACCGCGGCGGATTGCGCTACATGATCGAGGAGATGGCGGCCGATATTGCCTCCGGCCACAACATCATCGCCACCGTCTATGTCGATTGCCGCTCGATGTACCGCGCGCACGGTCCTGAAGCGTTCCGTCCCGTCGGCGAGGTCGAGTTCGCCAATGGCGTGGCTGCGATGGCGGCGAGCGGCGCTTACGGCAAGGCCGCGATCTGCGCCGGCATCGTCAGCCACGTCAATCTCTTGCTCGGCGACGGCGCAAAGGCGGTGCTGGAGGCGGAGATCGTTGCCGGCAACGGCCGCTTCCGCGGCATCCGGCATTCCTCCGCGTGGGATGCGGACCCCAATGTCGCCGGCATGTATGCGACGCGGCCAAGAGGACTGTTGCTCGACAGCACTTTCCGCAAGGGCTTTGCCTGCCTCGCACCATTGGGCCTGAGCTTCGACGCCTGGTTGTTTCATCCGCAGATCGGCGAACTCACCGATCTCGCGCGCGCTTTTTCCGACACCAGGATCGTGCTCGATCATTGCGGCGGCCCGGCCGGCATCGGCAGCTACGCGAACCGGCGCGAGGAAATCTTCCCGGTGTGGAAGGCCTCGATCCAGGAACTTGCCAGATGTGAAAACGTCGTCGTCAAGCTCGGCGGCCTCGCGATGTGCCTGCTCGGCTATGACTTCCACCTGCGCCCGAACCCGCCGTCTTCGGAACAGGCCGCCGCTGCGTGGCGTCCCTACATCGAAACCTGCATCGACGTGTTTGGACCCGATCGCTGCATGTTCGAAAGCAATTTTCCGCCGGACAAAGGCCAGTGCAGCTATCAGGTGATCTTCAACGCCTTCAAGCGGCTGGCCGCGCCATATAGCGAAGCGGAGAAGACGGCGCTGTTCTCCGGGACCGCGACCGACTTCTACAAGCTCAAGCTGGACTGA
- a CDS encoding permease yields the protein MSSTAALSWFARHEIRLAWREWLAMIGGRRGKRKRAIIALVVFVAIMHLPAYAVIGRFADLQAPLGKPELIVITTAIFLAWALMLSQAIESVTRVFYARADLDLIMSSPANLANVFSVRIAAIALSVTAMALLLSTPFVDVLVIGGGIRWLSAFGVVVAVGVSAAAVAIAITVALFRLIGPSRTRLVAQIVAAIIGAGFVIALQVAAILSYGTLSRFAVLTSDTAAAYAPALDSALWWPARAAVGDGIVLSWLIAGGLVLLGVVMAVFSPRFADTVVSVAATARSVRRGPRATAFRGGSRQQALRAKEFLLLRRDPWLLSQTLMQLLYLVPPALMLWRSFSESSDAIVLITPVIVMAAGQLAGGLAWLTISGEDAADLVATAPLTPSRVIRAKVEVVLIAIGAIFAPLIAALAFASVAQAIVTALGVIVATVSAAAIQLWFRVQAKRSQFRRRQTSSRLATFAEAFCSIGWAATAALAVTIPIAAVISGAMTAAILAATWKISPRRD from the coding sequence ATGAGCTCGACAGCGGCGCTCTCCTGGTTTGCCCGGCACGAAATCCGTCTGGCCTGGCGCGAATGGCTGGCGATGATTGGCGGCAGACGTGGCAAGCGAAAGCGCGCGATCATCGCCCTGGTCGTATTCGTCGCCATCATGCACCTCCCGGCCTATGCCGTGATCGGCCGCTTCGCCGATCTGCAAGCCCCGCTCGGCAAGCCCGAGTTGATCGTCATCACCACGGCCATCTTTCTCGCCTGGGCATTGATGCTGTCGCAGGCCATCGAATCCGTGACGCGGGTGTTCTACGCCCGCGCCGATCTCGACCTCATCATGTCGTCGCCGGCGAACCTCGCCAACGTGTTCTCGGTGCGGATCGCAGCGATTGCGCTCTCGGTCACCGCTATGGCGTTGTTGCTGTCGACGCCCTTTGTCGACGTTCTTGTGATCGGTGGCGGCATCAGATGGCTCTCAGCGTTCGGCGTCGTCGTCGCGGTTGGTGTTTCGGCCGCGGCGGTTGCGATCGCGATCACGGTCGCGCTGTTCAGATTGATCGGCCCGAGCCGCACCCGCCTCGTCGCGCAGATCGTGGCCGCCATCATCGGCGCCGGCTTCGTCATCGCGCTCCAGGTCGCAGCCATCCTTTCCTACGGTACGTTGTCGCGCTTTGCGGTACTGACCTCCGATACCGCTGCGGCCTATGCGCCTGCGCTCGACAGTGCGCTGTGGTGGCCGGCGCGCGCGGCGGTCGGTGATGGCATCGTGCTGTCGTGGCTGATCGCCGGCGGGCTGGTGCTGCTCGGCGTCGTGATGGCGGTCTTCTCGCCAAGATTTGCCGACACCGTCGTCAGTGTCGCCGCAACCGCCCGGTCTGTCCGTCGCGGGCCGCGCGCGACGGCATTTCGCGGCGGTTCGCGGCAACAGGCGCTGCGCGCCAAGGAGTTCCTGCTGCTGCGGCGCGACCCATGGCTGTTGTCGCAAACCCTGATGCAACTGCTGTATCTGGTGCCTCCGGCCCTGATGTTGTGGCGAAGTTTTTCCGAAAGCTCGGATGCGATTGTCTTGATCACGCCCGTGATCGTGATGGCGGCAGGCCAGCTTGCCGGCGGGCTGGCGTGGCTGACGATATCAGGCGAGGATGCCGCCGACCTGGTGGCGACCGCACCGCTGACGCCGTCGCGCGTGATCCGCGCCAAGGTCGAAGTGGTTCTGATCGCCATCGGCGCCATCTTTGCGCCGCTGATCGCAGCACTGGCGTTCGCTTCCGTAGCGCAGGCGATCGTCACCGCGCTCGGTGTCATCGTGGCAACCGTCTCGGCGGCCGCGATCCAGCTCTGGTTCCGCGTGCAGGCCAAACGCAGCCAGTTCCGACGCCGTCAGACCTCGTCGCGGCTGGCAACATTCGCGGAAGCCTTCTGCTCGATCGGCTGGGCCGCGACCGCAGCGCTCGCCGTCACCATCCCGATCGCCGCCGTGATCAGCGGCGCGATGACCGCGGCAATTCTGGCGGCGACGTGGAAAATCAGCCCACGGCGGGACTAA
- a CDS encoding AbiU2 domain-containing protein, producing MMTGAQAAGTRSPLPIKNRVDRAVQLVLRARIFFDIWFYFEAKQTRSAILETMCEYSEFFRFMPHANQVAFVVTIAALFDKRADTISLPHLAREMTRNGQLSGVDLIEVNRLLMNAKSLESKVTILRHKAFAHRSAHTSFDDVFREASVTADQMRELTVIALRVANKLAEACGVSVGFFNELPREDAARMMLALQESQRDKP from the coding sequence ATGATGACGGGCGCGCAAGCCGCAGGAACGCGATCACCTCTTCCCATTAAAAACCGTGTTGACCGGGCAGTTCAGCTTGTCCTACGAGCCAGAATCTTTTTTGATATCTGGTTTTACTTTGAAGCCAAACAAACGCGTTCGGCCATACTCGAAACCATGTGCGAGTATAGCGAATTCTTTCGTTTCATGCCGCACGCCAATCAGGTTGCTTTTGTTGTCACAATTGCTGCGCTCTTTGATAAGCGTGCCGATACGATTAGCCTTCCCCATTTAGCTCGAGAGATGACGCGAAACGGTCAACTGTCAGGGGTCGACTTGATCGAAGTTAATCGCCTCCTCATGAACGCGAAGTCTTTAGAATCGAAAGTCACCATCCTGCGACACAAGGCTTTTGCGCACAGAAGCGCCCATACATCTTTTGATGACGTATTCAGAGAAGCGAGCGTTACAGCGGATCAAATGCGTGAGTTGACTGTGATAGCGTTAAGGGTTGCGAACAAATTGGCAGAGGCGTGCGGGGTGAGTGTTGGGTTCTTCAACGAATTGCCACGGGAAGACGCTGCGCGAATGATGTTAGCATTGCAGGAATCGCAACGTGACAAGCCCTGA